In the genome of Paraburkholderia azotifigens, the window ATGCATTGCGACTGATGCAGCCCCGTTGAGCGCGGCCGTGCTTCGCTAGCTCGATATAACACGGCGTGCGGATGCCGACGAAAGCGCCAACGCGCAGCGCACCGTCACGTCGACAGGAGACAGACATGAACGTCAACGCAGGGCCCAGGCTCGATCGCTTGCCGATGTCGGGATTTCACCGGCGCATCATGTGGTTGATCGGCATTGGCATGTTTTTCGATGGTTTCGATATCTATGTTGCGTCGACGGTGCTCGGTGCAACGCTGAAATCTGGCTTCTCCACGCTCGGACAGAACGCGCTGTTCGTGTCGCTGACTTTTCTCGGCATGATGCTCGGCTCGCTCGGCACCGGTTTTCTCGGGGACCGCTTCGGACGGCGCTTCACCTATCAGGCGAATCTCGCTGTGTTCGGACTGGCGTCGCTCGGCGCCGCACTCGCGCCGAACATGAGCGTGCTGATCGCGTGCCGCTTCGTAATGGGCCTCGGACTCGGCGCGGAGAACGTGGTCGGTTACTCGACGCTGACCGAGTTCGTGCCGCCGCAAAAACGCGGCAAGCTCCAGGGGCTGATGGCAGTGTTCGTCGTGTCGGGTTTGCCCGTCGCGGGGCTGATTGGACTGCTGCTGATTCCGTCGTTCGGTTGGCGCGCGATGTTTGTGCTCGGGGGCATTGGCGCGCTCGGCGTCTGGTATGCGCGCAAGTCGTTGCCCGAGTCGCCGCGCTGGCTCGATTCCGTCGGACGGCACGACGAAGCCGATGCGATTTTGCGCCGCATCGAAACCGAGGTGACGGCCGCGCGAGGCGGCGAGCCTCTGCCCGCTTTCGTTCCCGTGAAGACGGGTGTGGGCGCACCGCAAGCGCTGTCATTCGGGTCGCTGTTCAGCGGCACGATGCTGCAACGGATGATCGTCGGTTGCGTGACGCTCGTCGTCATCAACACGCTGCTGTATGGCTTCGTGACCTGGCTGCCGACGTTCTTCGTTCATCAGGGTTTCAGCATCGCGAAGTCGTTCGGCTTTGCGCTCGTGATGTCGCTCGGCGCGCCTATCGGTTCCGCAATCGGCGCGCTCACGGCCGATGCGTGGGGACGCAAGCCCACCATCATCGGCTCGTCGCTCGCTGCGATCCTGTTCGGCGCGATGTATCCGTTCGTCACGAGCCCCGTGATTCTGCCCATCATCGGACTGCTTCTGACCATTCCCATCTACGTGCTGGTCGCGCTGCTCTTCGCCGTGTACGTGCCCGAACTCTTTCCAACTGAAGTGCGGTTGCGCGCATCGGGCCTCTGCAACACGCTGGGACGCGGCGCAACCATCGTCACGCCTTTCATCGTGGTATCGCTTTTCGCGCAGTACGGGATAGTCGGCGTGCTCGCGATGATGATCGGTTTGCTCGCCGTGCAGATCGCCGTGGTCGCATGGCTGGGCGTCGAGCCGACGGGACAGCGCCTCGAAGACCTTCAGCCGGAAGACACGCTTACGCGCGACACGCTCCATGCCGACGCGCACGCTTCGCCTCTCAAATGATTCGACAGGAACCATGCAATGGATACAACCAACACGCAGCACTACGACGCACAATTGTTGATCGACGGCGAATGGACGGACGCCGAGGAAGGCCGCACGCTCGACATTCTGAATCCCGCGACGGGTGAAGTGATCGGCGCGCTCGCATCGGCTTCGGCTGACGATGTGGATCGCGCGGTGCAGGCCGGACATCGCGCATTCGAAGGCGGCGCGTGGCGCGACATGTCGATCCAGCAACGTGCGCGCATTCTCAATCGTTTCGCTGATCTGTTCGAAGCGGATCTCGAACAGTTCTACAAGCTGGAAACGCTGAATAACGGCCGGCCGATTTCGGAAACGCGCGCGCAGATTTCACGGCTGCCGCAGTTCTATCGCTATTTCGCGGCGCTCGCGCTGACACGACGCAGCGACGTGATTCCGATCGAAGGGCCGTATCTGTGCTACACGCAGCGCGTGCCGCTCGGCGTGGTCGCGCTGATGACGTCGTTCAATCATCCGTTGATGATTCTCTCGAAGAGCCTCGCGCCTGCGCTCGCGACGGGCAACAGCGTGGTTATCAAGGCATCGGAACAGACGCCGCTCACGACCGTGCGGCTCGTGAAGCTGCTGCAGGAAGCGGGCGTGCCCAGGGGCGTCGTCAACGTGGTGAACGGAGAAGGGCGCGAAGCGGGCGCGGCGCTCGCGCGACATCCGCTGATCCGCAAAGTGGTATTTACGGGCGGCACGGAAGTCGGGCGCTCGATCGGCGAGGCTGCCGCGCGCAATTTTGCGCTGGCCACGCTGGAACTCGGCGGCAAAGGGGCGGTAATCCTGTTCGACGACTTCGATATCGAGCGCGCAGTGAACGGCGCGGCATTCGCCGCGTTCATCGGCGCGGGACAGACCTGCGTGTGCGGCGCGCGCATCCTCGTGCAGAAGTCGATGTATGCAGCGTTTCTCGAACGTTTCCGCGCGAAGGCAGAGCGCATCCGCGTGGGCGATCCGACCGATGCAAAGACCCAGCTTGGGCCCGTGATTTCGGAGCGCTCGCGGCAGCGCATTCTCGCGATGCTCGAACGCGCGAAGGAGGCGGGCGCGAAAGTGCTGACGGGCGGACGCGTACCGCAAGAACTGACGTCCGGCTACTTTCTCGAGCCGACCGTGATCTATGACGCGAATCCGCAATCGGAGATCGGCCAGGATGAGGTCTTCGGGCCTGTGACGGTCGTGATGCCGTTCGAAGACGAAGCCGATGCGATCCGTATCGCCAACGATACGCAGTTCGGCCTCGCCGCTTCCATCTGGACGCAGGACGTCGCGCGTGCGCATCGCGTCGCGAGCAGGCTGGAATTCGGCATGGTGTGGGTGAACGATCATCATCGTCTGGACCCGGCGTCGCCGTGGGGCGGATTCAAGAACAGCGGCGTCGGGCGCGAGACGGGCATCGAGTCATTCGACCAGTTCAGCGAACCGCGCGCGGTGACGATCAACACGACGGGCAAAACAGTCGACTGGTACGCGGACGATGGTGAACTGAAGCGGCTGAACTAGGCAGCGGGGGCGTCGAACCGGAGCCGGCGGGGAGCGTCGGGCGCGCGACGCTTCCCTCCCGCATGTGTCCGGCACGATGCGTCCTGTCATGAAACGTGCGTTATCTTGCCCGGCGCGCGTTCTGCTGCGCCCAGGCCATCGCTGTTCCGAATGATTTCCGAAATGTGAATGTGGCACTGTTCACCATCTGCCGATGAGGTGGCTTCGCGGGCCCCGTCGGTGCCGGGCTCGAATGAGAGATCCACGGTGCAGCCGTGGTCATACGCGGTC includes:
- a CDS encoding MFS transporter, producing MNVNAGPRLDRLPMSGFHRRIMWLIGIGMFFDGFDIYVASTVLGATLKSGFSTLGQNALFVSLTFLGMMLGSLGTGFLGDRFGRRFTYQANLAVFGLASLGAALAPNMSVLIACRFVMGLGLGAENVVGYSTLTEFVPPQKRGKLQGLMAVFVVSGLPVAGLIGLLLIPSFGWRAMFVLGGIGALGVWYARKSLPESPRWLDSVGRHDEADAILRRIETEVTAARGGEPLPAFVPVKTGVGAPQALSFGSLFSGTMLQRMIVGCVTLVVINTLLYGFVTWLPTFFVHQGFSIAKSFGFALVMSLGAPIGSAIGALTADAWGRKPTIIGSSLAAILFGAMYPFVTSPVILPIIGLLLTIPIYVLVALLFAVYVPELFPTEVRLRASGLCNTLGRGATIVTPFIVVSLFAQYGIVGVLAMMIGLLAVQIAVVAWLGVEPTGQRLEDLQPEDTLTRDTLHADAHASPLK
- a CDS encoding aldehyde dehydrogenase, with the translated sequence MDTTNTQHYDAQLLIDGEWTDAEEGRTLDILNPATGEVIGALASASADDVDRAVQAGHRAFEGGAWRDMSIQQRARILNRFADLFEADLEQFYKLETLNNGRPISETRAQISRLPQFYRYFAALALTRRSDVIPIEGPYLCYTQRVPLGVVALMTSFNHPLMILSKSLAPALATGNSVVIKASEQTPLTTVRLVKLLQEAGVPRGVVNVVNGEGREAGAALARHPLIRKVVFTGGTEVGRSIGEAAARNFALATLELGGKGAVILFDDFDIERAVNGAAFAAFIGAGQTCVCGARILVQKSMYAAFLERFRAKAERIRVGDPTDAKTQLGPVISERSRQRILAMLERAKEAGAKVLTGGRVPQELTSGYFLEPTVIYDANPQSEIGQDEVFGPVTVVMPFEDEADAIRIANDTQFGLAASIWTQDVARAHRVASRLEFGMVWVNDHHRLDPASPWGGFKNSGVGRETGIESFDQFSEPRAVTINTTGKTVDWYADDGELKRLN